A genomic segment from Ptychodera flava strain L36383 chromosome 23 unlocalized genomic scaffold, AS_Pfla_20210202 Scaffold_23__1_contigs__length_28996876_pilon, whole genome shotgun sequence encodes:
- the LOC139123721 gene encoding uncharacterized protein: protein MKQFRVLHAATPAIVRQINKIMKAEKIPCLYIAKPLYPQSIEEYLSVTDLRVFTIRDIIAMVPSLKEYEFDNYVKSLVEQEMAENAPLFFSSRTSNWSFYVEFTRDMRKKKTVSVRELPGLPEELLTLRGAL from the exons ATGAAACAGTTCCGTGTGCTTCATGCTGCCACACCGGCTATTGTTCGCCAGATTAACAAAATCATGAAGGCCGAAAAGATTCCCTGTCTGTACATAGCAAAACCGTTGTACCCGCAG AGCATAGAAGAGTACCTCAGCGTTACCGATTTACGTGTTTTCACCATCCGGGATATAATTGCCATGGTTCCATCGTTGAAGGAATATGAGTTCGACAACTACGTGAAGTCCTTGGTCGAACAAGAAATGGCAGAAA ATGCCCCCTTGTTCTTCAGTTCAAGAACGTCAAACTGGTCATTCTACGTGGAATTTACAAGAGACATGCGCAAGAAGAAGACGGTCAGCGTCCGAGAGTTGCCGGGACTGCCCGAAGAGTTGTTAACACTTCGTGGTGCACTGTAG